A genomic window from Archocentrus centrarchus isolate MPI-CPG fArcCen1 chromosome 2, fArcCen1, whole genome shotgun sequence includes:
- the LOC115794924 gene encoding arachidonate 15-lipoxygenase B-like: MDYEVIVFTGRLGFATTFDNVYIKLVGINGSSKRKCLWSCMPSFYSGAVSRFTVSSPVPLGELLLIEIDKEHRLLFPDKSWYAAKVEVNSPEGDTYHFPIYQWITDSDVHRFKEGTALRASQEKNSLLAKYSRQEELEKQQQVYCWEKEGISHCLKADSIQSLPYDIRFSLTKTAEMTYISAQVLGQLGLMQILEWKKEFTCMADISLLLGLRKNKTSEYVHKHWKENAFFGYQFLNGVNPILIRRCTELPKNFPVTDAMVQPFCLADEMRKGNIFLCDYKLLDGVQANTINGKKQFLMAPLVLLRKTEETDLVPIAIQLKQKPTKDNPIFLPTDSEYDWLLAKIFVRSADFNLYELNAHLLRTHLLAEVFAVSLLRNLPMVHPLYKLLRPHTRYTLQINYLARDLLISESGSFAKFTASGGKGAAEILKKSLASLTYSSLCIPDDIRERGLTDVPKFYYRDDGLKLWEIIHSFVDSILKHYYKTDAEVQEDTEVQNWIKEIFEHGFLSQEKSGIPQEFCTVGEMVKFVTMMIFTCSAQHSAVNSGQYDFGGWMPNCPTSLQLPPPTQKGTTSEKTMLSTFPSVNTTVHAMATLWLLSKQSSDRVLLGHYPEEHFTEKFPRLRIIDFQEELKKLSADIKTRNKSLELPYTYLDPKVVENSVSI, encoded by the exons ATGGATTATGAAGTCATCGTGTTCACTGGCAGGCTGGGCTTTGCCACAACTTTTGACAATGTCTACATTAAGCTGGTGGGCATAAATGGATCGAGCAAACGTAAATGCCTGTGGAGCTGCATGCCATCGTTCTACAGCGGTGCA GTGTCACGTTTTACCGTGTCCAGTCCAGTCCCCCTcggagagctgctgctgataGAGATAGACAAAGAACACCGGTTACTCTTTCCAGACAAATCTTGGTATGCTGCCAAGGTGGAAGTGAATTCCCCTGAGGGAGATACCTATCACTTTCCCATCTACCAGTGGATCACTGACAGCGATGTCCACCGCTTCAAAGAGGGAACAG CTCTCAGAGCCTCTCAAGAGAAAAACAGTCTTCTGGCCAAATACAGTcggcaggaggagctggagaagcAACAGCAGGTCTACTG ctgGGAAAAAGAGGGAATTTCCCACTGCTTGAAGGCTGACAGCATTCAGTCACTGCCCTACGACATCCGCTTCTCTCTGACCAAGACTGCAGAGATGACCTACATATCAGCCCAAGT ACTGGGACAACTGGGACTGATGCAAATCCTTGAGTGGAAAAAGGAGTTTACATGTATGGCAGATATTAGTCTCCTGTTAGGTCTCCGTAAGAATAAAACATCAG AATATGTCCATAAACATTGGAAGGAGAACGCTTTCTTTGGCTACCAGTTTCTAAACGGTGTGAACCCCATACTGATCAGACGCTGCACTGAACTCCCCAAGAACTTCCCTGTGACTGATGCCATGGTCCAGCCTTTCTGTCTGGCAGATGAAATGAGG AAGGGCAACATCTTCCTGTGTGACTACAAGCTTTTGGATGGAGTGCAGGCAAACACCATCAATGGGAAGAAGCAGTTCTTGATGGCCCCCCTCGTTCTGCTCaggaaaactgaggaaactgacCTGGTGCCAATTGCCATTCAG CTGAAGCAGAAACCAACAAAGGACAATCCGATCTTTTTACCTACTGACTCTGAGTACGACTGGTTGTTGGCCAAGATCTTCGTGAGGAGCGCAGATTTTAATCTTTATGAACTCAATGCTCACCTGCTGCGCACTCACCTGCTGGCTGAGGTTTTTGCTGTGTCACTTCTGCGCAACTTGCCCATGGTGCATCCTCTGTACAAG CTTCTCAGACCTCACACTCGTTACACTCTTCAGATCAACTACTTAGCTCGGGACCTGCTAATATCTGAGAGCGGATCTTTTGCTAAG TTTACAGCTTCTGGCGGAAAGGGTGCTGCTGAAATCCTGAAGAAATCACTGGCCTCGCTGACCTACAGCTCCCTCTGTATCCCAGATGACATCAGGGAGCGTGGGCTGACAGATGTACCAAAATTCTACTACCGAGATGAtggactgaagctttgggagaTCATCCACAG CTTTGTGGACTCAATACTCAAACACTACTACAAGACTGATGCTGAGGTCCAGGAGGACACGGAGGTGCAGAACTGGATTAAGGAAATTTTTGAACATGGATTCCTTTCACAAGAAAAATCAG GAATTCCTCAGGAATTCTGCACTGTGGGTGAGATGGTCAAGTTTGTCACCATGATGATCTTCACTTGCTCTGCTCAGCACTCAGCTGTCAACTCTGGACAG TATGACTTTGGAGGCTGGATGCCCAACTGTCCTACCTCCTTACAGCTTCCTCCACCAACACAAAAGGGGACAACGAGTGAGAAAACGATGCTGAGCACATTCCCCAGTGTTAACACAACAGTGCATGCCATGGCCACCTTATGGCTACTCAGCAAGCAGTCCTCTGACCGT GTCCTTCTTGGCCACTACCCCGAGGAGCATTTCACTGAGAAGTTTCCTCGCCTGAGAATAATAGACTTTCAAGAAGAGCTCAAAAAGCTGAGCGCTGACATAAAAACCAGAAACAAGAGCCTGGAGCTGCCGTACACATACCTGGATCCAAAAGTGGTTGAAAACAGTGTGTCCATTTGA